TGTTAGCCTAGCAAAAATGGGAACCAGCAACAGTTGGAAGCTTAGAAATAACTAGTAGCTTAGCAACAAGGAAGGCTTAAGACAAAGCTAGCCTAGCAACTATGGCATCCTAGCAACGATGGGTAAAACATCGATGGGTCACAATAGCCGACAGTTTAAGTGGCTTTATTTTCCATGATAATAGAGAGGCACTTAAGGTTATCGTCTCTAGAGTATAGCTATGTGCTATTCAAAACCCTGTGACCCGCTGTGGTTTACCGTGACAAGACCGGCCTTTCGTTACTTTGGTTTACGTAGAATGTCGCTTGTGTTTGAGTTTCTCCACAGTAACATCACGCTCAAAAGCACGTTTTTGTTCCAGGATAACAGGTTGCATTTTGCACTTAAGTGTCTCAACATGAAAAGATGCCGTCAGGGTAAGATATTAGCTGTAAAAAATGACCATGAATTGACACAATCAATATGAATTActtttcctttaaaaaaatttcctTTCTATCGGATCTCACAGGTATCTCTTCCATCAGCATAAGGAAGGGGCAGTTTGATTGCTGCAGCATATTGTCCCTGGGAGTCACAGAGGTATTGGCCATAAAAGAATTATGTTTATCGTGACTTTCACATGTCCCCCTTTACATACAGAGTAGAAAAGATGTGGATAAAGGAAGGGAAAGATAATTGGTAAAAAGAGACAGGAACGGGATGGGTGAAAAGATGGGGAAAAAACAGGATGTGTGACAAGAGATGCGAAGGGGATGGGTGAAAAAAGCAGAAGTGGAGGGGTGAAGAAAGCAGAAATGTGGAGGAGTGAAAAGAGCAGAAGTGGAGGGGTGAAGAGAGCAGAAGTGGAGGGGTGAAAAGAGCAGAAGTAAAGGTGTGAAAAGAGCAGAAGTGGAGGGGTGAAAAAAGCAGAAGTTTGGAGGGATGAAGAGAACAGAAGTGGAGGGGTGAAGAAAGCAAAAGTGTGGAGGGTGAAACGAAAGAGAGACTAAGAGGGAGATTTAAGGGGGGAGACCGAGGAAGGGGACGGACAGTAGTAGAATAGGAAGACGTGAGAGAGACGGGGGAGAGAAAATAACATCGGGACGATAGGGTAACAAGTGTGTGGATTTGTAAAGAAAGGGCAAAAAAGGGGTTGAGAAGGGGTTGAAGGGCTATTGGATGGGGACACGAGGGTGTGGATTTGGACAGGAAAAGAAACGATTTGGGATAAGAAGATGGGGGTGGGCTATAGGGTAAGGCGACCAGCAAGCGGGTTGAGGGAATTTTCAGTTTAATCGCAACCCCGCAAAACCTAAACTAAAGTGCGCTTCTCTTGCTGATTTAGGTCCAACTCCTACAAGGTATGGTTGAGGGAATAAATAAGCTGTCTGGTCTGGAGGCGTTATTAGACCAGGGCCATGAAATCCACGAGGCTTTAAATGACTTGCAGGACGCACCGGTAGTTCTACCGCAACTACGATTCCAGTAACAATAGCGAGATTACCATGTTTCTATGAACACTAGCGAGATAACTATGATTCCTGGGACACTATAATAGCGAGATTACTACGTGTGTACTACGATTTTATGATCTAACACTAACGAGTTAACTATGTGTGAACGGATGCATTCAAGTTGTAATATTAACGAGCTCAGAATCTTAGCAAGGAGGACATCAGGTGATTAAAGCttgtttgatattttgaaAACTGCGTCATCATTTCCAACTCAGATCGTATTATCAACTCTACATTGctttttaaaattgaaaatcATGATTTTATTGTTCCATTTTGTAAATTCCTTTGTGCAATACCCTCTAGCCAGCCTCAGGGAATACCGTGATATTTCACTTGTTTTGATAAATATTCTCCAAACACTTAAGCCAGAGCTAAAcgctaaaaaaaacacaattgaCATAGGTGTGTTATAGCTGTGATATTATGCCTTGTTTCAAGGctaaaatgagaaaaatagaatcccgagcaaaaaaaaattccggTCTAAGAAATACCAAACCGATCCAGATCAATCCTTACGAGTGAtgtaaataaacttttttttttccgaatttaGTCTATACTATCTGGATTAAAAATCATGCCATTAAAACAGATTTTTCCGAGTGATCTCCCAATGGAAACAACATATTAGCTCACGGTATTGTTCACGATTTGCAAAAAGAGATCACATAATAGCGTAACTGATATCATTTTTCTCCACCAGACCCTAGTATCTCATTACCCTTATGAGCAAAACGTCAATTATAATAGGCAGCGAATGATACGGTGGGCGCAAGAATTAGctattcaaaaaaaaaaaaaaaaaacggttttGATTACTCCGGAATATGAGCTATTACCTAAGCGTTTTGCCAATCATATCTTTTGTGTGCATCACAGGATACAATTACCAAGATAATgcaaaagatgtttttaataAGTTTTACAACAAAAGGATACAAAAACAATATTAAGTTTTACAACAAAAGgatacaaaaacaataatattgTGGTGATTTTTATGTGGTCTTATTAAATGAGATTTTTGACGTTCTTTAAACGGCATTTTTTTCCTGTCGAGCCAACGTTTTACTTTCGTCATGTCCATTCGTTAAGCATATTTCGATGGCTAAATAGCATGCAATCAACTCAACAACATAAAGACACGAGCGATGATCGATCTAGTCATAGCCATAAGAAATTAGATGAATAAAAAAGGTGACATTTTGTCGCTCGAGTCAGTAAAATTACTCATGCATTTGTTATGCATCCTCTTTAAAATCATTAAGTAGATGCTAAAATAAACGCtttgtttaactaaacattCTAAAAATCACAGCAACTATAGAAGAGGGTGGATAAAAATCTTATTACAGCGTTTTCTTGATAATTGATAAGTTAAATAATTCTCACCACCGTCTGTCACCGCAGTAACCCATTTTGACCCACAGAAAAATTTTCTAATCAATTGATAGTCTATTTGCTCAAAATCAGAAACAGTCCTCAGTAATTGGCTTTAGTCGTTTCGGTGGCTGATAGTAGATGAATCGTCAATAAATTGGATAGTAGCCAACAGACACAGGTGAAAATATCATGAACATAGCCTACAAGAATGGCTCCATTATCGCGAATCCAACTGAGAGAGGAATATCGGTGGCAGATTCATTGAAGTCTGAATAGACCGACGCTTATTTCAATCCACAACTTTGTTGCAAAAAATGATTAAACGATACAAAAACAATAGTTATAAGTAGATTGTTTACTTTGAATCAAAATAATATTGACAACCATCGAGAAAAGTAGGTCTCACTGTTGAAACATCCCAAAACACCGCTCTTTTATGTGGAAAGGTGCGAATGGCTTTTGTAGAATGCAGTAGAAATAGCTAGAGCTATAATCGGTTATGCGTTGCGCACCTGCTCGTCCCTCATTACTTAAGCGTATCATGATAGCACCATCAACGCTACTATCGCGATACATTCGCGTGCTAGGCGATTAACGTGAGATAGCAAGCAGCGATAAGTTTGATAGGATTCTGCGAGCTCTGAGAACTCGTCATGTGCAAAAAGCCAAGGCTAATTACAACGTGAAGGCTTAGAGTACTAGGCGCATTTAGGACGGAAACCGCCCGCGGGCTTACACAAGGGACACCACGGCATGACCCGTCATCTACAGCAAAGCCCCTACAGCGAATAATCACGCGCCAAATGCCTTGATTGACAGGTAATCGTCAGCGCGCTCGAATGGTATTCCGGGGCAAGCGATTGCCTAGCACTTAGTGTGTGAACGTGAATCTGGGCGCTTTTGATGACAACGAAAACAACCTTTTAAGATGCTACTGATATATAGAGATGGCTATTTAGCGAGCACGACAGAATCGAGAGAGCGCCGACAGTTCGGGATGTATAGTAGCGGGTCGCCAAGCAGTCAATGGGGTCGTCAGTCGGTACTCCTGTACGAACGGCCAGGGTTTGCAGAGCCAAGAGAGAGGGGTGTTTACCGTACGGCGGACGAGGCAGCTCGGTTCGGGGGAGCTTTCTCTATCAGGTCGATCTTATCGCACAACAGATCCCCGCAAACCACAAGTACTAGTGAGTGCTTCCGGGTAGTGCCTCCGTCCTGCGCGTTCCCTGGCCAGGCAGTTTGCTGTGAGGAGAGAGGTGGAAATCCCCGTATCTCGGCTACTAGTGACATAGACAAGGCATTGATGCACTGCGACATGGTGACGGCGAGGTCTAAAGTGGAACCGACGAAAAGCCAAGGTGGGGCTAGTACTAGAGTCTAAGGCGACTTGTTAGGCAAGATCTATTCTCGCATTTGTCATGATATTGAAGTCATGATAGCGTAAATGACTCATAATCATTACTTGGGCTATTTAGCACATACTAGAAATGATCTTGATGTTTCTCATTTGATTTTAATACCATATTTAGATAAATGATATGATTGATATGATAGCAACTGGCTATACTCTTAGGGATCACTATTTACAAGAATTAAAagggcaagaaaaaaaataccacccGAACCTTTAATACACTTTGGGCAAGCTTGACAAGAGTCGACACCTCAGGAGTGATATTATAATTAACTTTACCGGTTTCATGTAAAAAACGTTAGTATGCCTTATCAAAGTGTAGGAAACCTAGAAAACTACAATAGCAAATTATTTGGTTATTAAAAATACCCAAAGAGGGTTTCACACCAGTAATTACCATGCTCTTTTTATTCCCTTTTGGGGTGTTAATTGTATTCACATACTGTCCCTTAACCGTAAACACTTAAGTCAGTGATGATAGTGACAGATAGCGCAGATATTGACTTATTTCTAAATATAGACTGCTATCGTCAGTCAAATTAGAGGATATAGAGTGGAACCCCGATCACTCTAACTCATATTGACTTCAAGTTCCCTTAgagactattttttttatgtgtttattatgtttttttacttaaggGTCTGAGTCAACGGAATTCCACTCGTACTTTTTAAAACAGCTTTTTACTGTACGGACGCAGACccttacccaggatttttctttggggggaaagggggggctgcgaaatccgaaaaaaggtacctaatttttctgggggaagggggggagggcgtGAGTTtcctgatttttttatgccttcgcagtatctccacgggcgggacgtttattgccggatttggctacaaataaaGTCTGACTTACGAATTAATGACATACTAGAGTGATCTAGACAAACTGTTGAGATATTTCCCAAATTTGGATGAAAAAAGTCGACCGATGTTCATAATTTAGTTCAtatctacccctcccccccctcaaaaCAATGTTGAACTCC
The sequence above is a segment of the Nematostella vectensis chromosome 2, jaNemVect1.1, whole genome shotgun sequence genome. Coding sequences within it:
- the LOC5521632 gene encoding homeobox protein DLX-1 yields the protein MLLIYRDGYLASTTESRERRQFGMYSSGSPSSQWGRQSVLLYERPGFAEPRERGVYRTADEAARFGGAFSIRSILSHNRSPQTTSTSECFRVVPPSCAFPGQAVCCEERGGNPRISATSDIDKALMHCDMVTARSKVEPTKSQESLSERTRQKKTSKRCRTIFAPYQLQRLEKAFERQQYVAREERRQLATGLNLTETQVKVWFQNRRIRFRKHRLKTANAL